The following are from one region of the Amycolatopsis sp. QT-25 genome:
- a CDS encoding 2-hydroxy-3-oxopropionate reductase, producing MTKLGFIGLGIMGGPMAGHLVAGGHEVSGFDTNADALARLEAAGGRAASGVPDAVSGAEVVITMLPNHPQVEAVVLAAGGVLESAKPGTLLIDMSTIRPETSVEVAERAGERELRMLDAPVSGGQAGAELAALSIMVGGDDADFAAALPILEAVGKTIVHVGPHGAGQVVKAANQLVVGGTYGLIAEAIVLLESSGVDAGVGLDVLAGGLAGSRILDLKRKSMVAREFTPGFRIDLHHKDMGIALAAARQADVALPLTGLVAQLVAAGRAMGHGSLDHSALLKVVETLSGAENKE from the coding sequence ATGACCAAGCTGGGATTCATCGGCCTGGGGATCATGGGCGGGCCGATGGCGGGACATCTCGTCGCCGGCGGCCACGAGGTGAGCGGATTCGACACGAACGCCGACGCGCTCGCGAGGCTGGAAGCCGCGGGCGGCCGGGCCGCGAGCGGTGTGCCGGACGCCGTGTCGGGTGCGGAAGTCGTCATCACCATGCTCCCGAACCACCCGCAGGTCGAGGCCGTCGTGCTGGCGGCGGGTGGGGTGCTGGAGTCGGCGAAACCGGGCACCTTGCTGATCGACATGAGCACGATCCGGCCGGAGACCTCCGTCGAGGTGGCCGAGCGGGCGGGCGAACGGGAGCTCCGCATGCTGGACGCGCCCGTTTCCGGTGGCCAGGCGGGCGCCGAACTGGCCGCACTGTCCATCATGGTCGGTGGCGACGACGCGGACTTCGCGGCCGCCCTCCCGATCCTGGAGGCGGTCGGCAAGACGATCGTCCATGTCGGGCCCCACGGTGCGGGGCAGGTCGTCAAGGCGGCGAACCAGCTGGTGGTCGGCGGGACGTACGGCCTGATCGCCGAGGCGATCGTGTTGCTCGAGTCTTCGGGGGTGGACGCCGGTGTCGGGCTGGACGTCCTCGCGGGCGGGCTGGCGGGCAGCCGGATCCTGGACCTCAAGCGGAAGTCCATGGTGGCGAGGGAATTCACGCCGGGCTTCCGGATCGACCTCCACCACAAGGACATGGGCATCGCGCTCGCCGCCGCCAGGCAGGCCGATGTCGCGTTGCCGCTCACCGGGCTGGTCGCCCAGCTCGTCGCCGCCGGACGGGCGATGGGGCACGGCTCGCTCGATCACTCCGCCCTGCTGAAGGTCGTCGAAACGCTGTCCGGCGCGGAAAACAAGGAGTGA
- a CDS encoding YciI family protein: MRFMIIIKADEDSEAGKMPPMEALTAMAKFNQDMLDAGVLVGGEGLQESSKGARVTINAAGATVTDGPFTETKELVGGYWIVDVPSRAEAIEWAKRCPTPPHSDTVLEIRKILEAEDFGENFTPELQENEQRMRDEIAERS; the protein is encoded by the coding sequence ATGCGGTTCATGATCATCATCAAGGCGGACGAGGATTCCGAAGCCGGGAAGATGCCGCCGATGGAGGCCCTGACCGCCATGGCGAAGTTCAATCAGGACATGCTCGACGCCGGGGTGCTGGTGGGCGGCGAGGGCCTTCAGGAGAGTTCGAAGGGCGCACGGGTCACGATCAACGCGGCCGGGGCCACCGTCACCGACGGCCCCTTCACCGAGACCAAGGAGCTCGTCGGCGGTTACTGGATCGTCGATGTCCCTTCGCGCGCCGAAGCGATCGAGTGGGCGAAGCGCTGTCCCACTCCCCCGCACAGTGACACCGTCCTCGAGATCCGCAAGATCCTGGAAGCCGAGGATTTCGGCGAGAACTTCACGCCGGAGTTGCAGGAGAACGAGCAGCGGATGCGCGACGAGATCGCGGAACGGTCGTAG
- a CDS encoding DUF6131 family protein, with translation MIILGVILIVVGVIASIPVLYSIGIALAVIGIILAVLGNTGKAIGGRAHWF, from the coding sequence GTGATCATTCTCGGCGTCATCCTGATTGTCGTCGGTGTCATCGCCAGTATTCCGGTTTTGTACTCGATCGGGATCGCGCTCGCGGTCATCGGCATCATCCTGGCCGTTCTCGGGAACACCGGGAAGGCCATCGGCGGTCGCGCCCACTGGTTCTGA
- a CDS encoding DUF3040 domain-containing protein, whose protein sequence is MLSHHDRQELEKIERWFELTEPALAARLRSGRPAQPPLLRLAVLLGLDITAGLLMLLGVVMNSPALLLIGMVTVTTAVIVHLSRFGRD, encoded by the coding sequence ATGCTGAGCCACCACGATCGGCAAGAGCTGGAAAAGATCGAGCGCTGGTTCGAGCTGACCGAGCCGGCGTTGGCCGCCCGGCTCCGCTCCGGCAGGCCCGCCCAGCCCCCGCTGCTCCGGCTGGCCGTCCTCCTCGGCCTGGACATCACCGCGGGTCTGCTGATGCTGCTGGGCGTCGTGATGAACAGCCCCGCCCTGTTGCTGATCGGGATGGTCACCGTGACCACAGCGGTGATCGTGCATCTGTCCCGGTTCGGTCGCGACTGA
- a CDS encoding DUF2795 domain-containing protein: protein MAGTDPRPFLRQATYPCGRDELLRAASAAGAGDNVLGPLGSLPARDYADGDSVWEAVRSYDGAPIHDTAKEAP, encoded by the coding sequence ATGGCAGGAACCGACCCTCGCCCGTTTTTGCGGCAGGCGACCTACCCGTGTGGACGCGACGAACTCCTGAGGGCCGCCTCGGCGGCAGGAGCGGGCGACAACGTCTTGGGCCCCCTAGGGTCGCTGCCTGCGCGTGACTACGCGGACGGGGACAGCGTGTGGGAGGCCGTACGCTCGTACGACGGCGCTCCGATTCACGACACCGCGAAGGAAGCACCGTGA
- a CDS encoding cobalamin-independent methionine synthase II family protein, translating into MTIPTEPIGSIPRPGYLIEALGEHAAGRLDTDGLGELREKALVDTVRRLEETGSPVITDGEQSKPSFATYPLASLTSLAPDGVVIPFADGHTRQLPRLTAGPFRYRTYADSYLREVRKHTTRPVKQAVIAASAISLVYPGEELAGYGRDRFTADLVDEAETDIRRSLDAGADSVQLDFTEGRLSLKLDPSGGLLQSFVDLNNTVLDRFSEEERKKIGVHTCPGGDQDSAHSLDVDYAGLLPTLFRLKVGNVYVQLASEAEPERALQVIAEHSRPEQRIFVGVTDPIDPRVETAEEVRDRVLQAARYISPDRLGTCDDCGFSPFADDTSTSRDTAFAKIAARVEGTRLAARSL; encoded by the coding sequence ATGACCATTCCCACCGAACCGATCGGCAGCATCCCCCGTCCCGGCTACCTCATCGAAGCGCTCGGTGAGCACGCGGCGGGGAGGCTCGACACCGACGGGCTCGGCGAGTTGCGGGAAAAAGCCCTTGTGGACACCGTCAGGCGACTGGAGGAGACCGGTTCCCCGGTCATCACCGACGGAGAACAGAGCAAGCCGAGCTTCGCCACCTATCCCTTGGCCAGCCTCACTTCCCTCGCTCCGGACGGCGTCGTCATCCCCTTCGCAGACGGGCACACCCGTCAGCTTCCACGGCTCACCGCCGGGCCGTTCCGGTATCGGACCTACGCCGACTCCTATCTGCGTGAAGTCCGGAAACACACGACCAGGCCGGTGAAACAGGCGGTGATCGCGGCTTCGGCGATCAGCCTCGTTTATCCCGGTGAGGAATTGGCCGGATATGGCCGGGATCGGTTCACCGCCGACCTGGTGGACGAAGCCGAAACCGACATCCGCCGCAGTCTCGACGCTGGTGCCGACAGCGTTCAGCTCGACTTCACCGAAGGCCGGTTGTCGCTGAAGCTCGATCCTTCCGGTGGACTCTTGCAGTCCTTTGTGGACTTGAACAACACCGTGCTGGACCGGTTCTCCGAGGAGGAGCGGAAGAAGATCGGTGTGCACACCTGCCCCGGTGGAGACCAGGACTCGGCGCACAGTCTCGACGTCGACTACGCCGGACTGCTCCCGACGCTGTTCCGGCTGAAGGTGGGCAACGTCTACGTCCAGCTGGCCAGCGAGGCGGAACCCGAGCGTGCCTTGCAGGTGATCGCCGAGCACTCCCGGCCGGAGCAGCGGATCTTCGTCGGCGTGACCGATCCGATCGATCCGCGCGTCGAAACCGCCGAGGAGGTCCGGGACAGGGTTCTCCAGGCCGCGCGATACATCTCGCCGGATCGGCTGGGCACCTGTGACGACTGCGGATTCTCGCCGTTCGCCGACGACACCTCGACGTCGCGGGACACCGCGTTCGCCAAGATCGCCGCCCGCGTCGAAGGCACACGTCTCGCCGCCCGTTCCCTCTGA
- the ahcY gene encoding adenosylhomocysteinase translates to MSPTLSKINGIEFAVADLSLAEAGRKQLRLAEVEMPGLMALRREYAESQPLKGARVAGSLHMTVQTAVLIETLVALGAEVRWVSCNIFSTQDEAAAAVVVGREGTVEQPSGSPVFAWKGETLAEYWWCTDQLFDFGDGRLPNMILDDGGDATLLIHKGVEFEAAGAVPQATEDDPEEYHLVLETLRESLGRDTSRFTRIAKEVRGVTEETTNGVKRLYKLAKEGELLFPAMNVNDSVTKSKFDNKYGIRHSLIDGLNRGTDVMIAGKVAVVCGYGDVGKGAVESLRGQGARVVVTEIDPICALQAAMEGLDVVELDDVVERGDIFITTTGNFDIIMADQMARMKHNAIVANVGHFDNEIDMAGLARIPGIRKIEIKPQVHEWIFPAGAGADREAHSIIVLSEGRLMNLGNATGHPSFVMSNSFTNQTIAQIELFTKQGEYATDVHVLPKHLDEKVARLHLDALGVRLTKLTKRQAEYIGVDVEGPYKLDHYRY, encoded by the coding sequence GTGAGCCCCACCCTGTCCAAGATCAACGGGATCGAATTCGCCGTCGCCGATCTTTCGCTCGCCGAGGCCGGACGCAAGCAGCTGCGCCTCGCCGAGGTCGAGATGCCCGGCTTGATGGCGCTGCGCCGCGAATACGCCGAATCGCAGCCGCTGAAGGGCGCGCGGGTCGCCGGTTCGCTGCACATGACGGTCCAGACCGCCGTGCTGATCGAGACGCTCGTCGCGCTCGGCGCCGAGGTGCGCTGGGTTTCCTGCAACATCTTCTCCACGCAGGACGAGGCCGCCGCGGCCGTCGTCGTCGGCCGGGAGGGCACCGTCGAGCAGCCGTCGGGTTCGCCGGTGTTCGCGTGGAAAGGTGAGACGCTCGCCGAATACTGGTGGTGCACCGACCAGCTCTTCGACTTCGGCGACGGCCGCCTCCCGAACATGATCCTGGACGACGGCGGTGACGCGACCCTGTTGATCCACAAGGGTGTCGAGTTCGAGGCCGCCGGCGCCGTCCCGCAGGCGACCGAGGACGACCCCGAGGAGTACCACCTCGTGCTGGAGACCCTGCGCGAGAGCCTCGGCCGCGACACGAGCCGCTTCACCCGCATCGCCAAGGAGGTCCGCGGGGTCACCGAGGAGACCACCAACGGCGTCAAACGCCTCTACAAGCTCGCCAAGGAAGGCGAGCTGCTCTTCCCGGCGATGAACGTGAACGACTCGGTGACGAAGTCGAAGTTCGACAACAAGTACGGCATCCGCCACTCGCTCATCGACGGTCTCAACCGCGGCACCGACGTGATGATCGCGGGCAAGGTCGCGGTCGTCTGCGGCTACGGCGACGTCGGCAAGGGCGCGGTGGAATCGCTGCGCGGTCAGGGCGCCCGCGTGGTCGTCACCGAGATCGACCCGATCTGCGCGTTGCAGGCGGCGATGGAGGGTCTCGACGTCGTGGAGCTCGACGACGTCGTCGAGCGCGGTGACATCTTCATCACCACCACCGGCAACTTCGACATCATCATGGCCGACCAGATGGCCAGGATGAAGCACAACGCGATCGTCGCGAACGTCGGGCACTTCGACAACGAGATCGACATGGCCGGGCTGGCGAGGATCCCGGGCATCCGGAAGATCGAGATCAAGCCGCAGGTGCACGAGTGGATCTTCCCTGCCGGGGCGGGGGCCGACCGCGAGGCGCACTCGATCATCGTGCTGTCCGAGGGCAGGCTGATGAACCTCGGGAACGCCACCGGCCACCCGAGCTTCGTGATGTCGAACTCCTTCACGAACCAGACGATCGCGCAGATCGAACTGTTCACGAAGCAGGGCGAGTACGCCACCGACGTCCACGTGCTGCCGAAGCACCTCGACGAGAAGGTGGCCCGTCTGCACCTCGACGCGCTGGGCGTCCGGCTGACGAAGCTGACCAAGCGCCAGGCCGAGTACATCGGCGTGGACGTCGAAGGTCCGTACAAGCTGGATCACTACCGGTACTGA
- a CDS encoding epoxide hydrolase family protein, producing the protein MNTTPFRARIPEADLEDLRARLRRTRWPEDETVDDWSQGVPSAYLRELCSYWAEDYDWRAAESRLNAIPQFRTEIDGLGIHFLHARSPHPGALPLVLTHGWPGSVFEFLDVLGPLTDPVAHGGDAADAFHVVVPSLPGYGFSDKPARAGWSIQRIADAWIRLMDGLGYERYGAQGGDWGTSITTLMGRTAPERLAGIHLNPPLAAPDPATFGDLTEFERKSLEDLERAKADGSGYAIQQTTRPQTIGYALADSPVALCAWIVEKFQAWTDCGGHPENALSRDAMLDDITLYWLTGTGASSARLYWESFNEVSNWFAESTVDSITVPTGCSIFPRETPRPSRRWAERRFTDIRYWNELERGGHFAAFEQPGVFTDEVRSFFRLVR; encoded by the coding sequence ATGAACACCACGCCCTTCCGAGCCCGGATCCCGGAGGCCGATCTCGAAGACCTCCGCGCCCGGCTTCGCCGCACCCGCTGGCCCGAAGACGAGACCGTCGACGACTGGTCGCAAGGCGTCCCCTCCGCCTACCTGCGCGAACTGTGCTCGTACTGGGCAGAGGACTACGACTGGCGGGCCGCGGAGTCGCGGCTCAACGCGATCCCCCAGTTCCGGACCGAGATCGACGGCCTCGGCATCCACTTCCTGCACGCCCGCTCCCCCCACCCCGGCGCGCTGCCGCTGGTCCTCACCCATGGCTGGCCCGGTTCGGTCTTCGAGTTCCTCGACGTACTCGGCCCGCTCACCGATCCGGTCGCCCACGGCGGGGACGCGGCGGACGCCTTCCACGTCGTCGTCCCGTCCTTGCCCGGTTACGGTTTCAGCGACAAACCCGCGCGAGCCGGCTGGTCGATCCAGCGCATCGCCGACGCGTGGATCCGCCTCATGGACGGCTTGGGTTATGAGCGCTACGGCGCCCAAGGCGGCGATTGGGGCACCAGCATCACCACCCTCATGGGGCGGACCGCGCCCGAGCGGCTGGCCGGGATCCACCTGAACCCGCCGCTGGCGGCGCCGGACCCGGCGACGTTCGGCGACCTGACCGAATTCGAGCGGAAGTCGCTCGAAGACCTCGAAAGGGCCAAGGCGGACGGTTCGGGTTACGCGATCCAGCAGACGACGAGGCCACAGACGATCGGCTACGCGCTGGCGGACTCGCCGGTCGCGCTGTGCGCGTGGATCGTCGAGAAGTTCCAGGCCTGGACGGATTGCGGCGGCCATCCGGAGAACGCCTTGTCCCGGGACGCGATGCTCGACGACATCACGCTCTACTGGCTCACCGGCACCGGCGCTTCGTCCGCCCGGTTGTACTGGGAGAGTTTCAACGAGGTGTCGAACTGGTTCGCCGAGTCCACTGTGGACAGCATCACCGTGCCGACGGGTTGTTCGATCTTCCCGCGCGAGACCCCACGCCCGTCCCGCCGCTGGGCGGAACGCCGGTTCACCGACATCCGGTACTGGAACGAACTCGAGCGTGGAGGCCACTTCGCGGCCTTCGAACAGCCCGGCGTGTTCACCGACGAGGTGCGGTCGTTCTTCCGGCTCGTCCGGTGA
- a CDS encoding LysE family translocator, whose product MIPGATAFSFVLICLLGAMAPGPDFLVVTRSAILGGRKAGIAAGLGIALGVFVWVVAIALGVAAILTASAIAFTVVKLIGAGYLIFLGVKAWLAVRRGDYSELKDRVAPVVAPKEAFRQGLLTNLLNPKVAMFFLALIPQFLPHSASTAQTLQLAVLATTVAVVWTFVLATLVGSLRRFFGSGRVRRAMDAVMGTFLVGLGIRVAVQN is encoded by the coding sequence ATGATCCCTGGGGCCACCGCATTCTCGTTCGTCCTGATCTGCCTGCTCGGCGCGATGGCGCCGGGCCCGGATTTCCTGGTGGTGACCCGCAGCGCGATCCTCGGCGGGCGCAAGGCCGGGATCGCCGCCGGACTCGGCATCGCGCTCGGCGTGTTCGTCTGGGTGGTCGCGATCGCACTCGGGGTCGCGGCGATCCTCACCGCGTCCGCGATCGCCTTCACCGTGGTGAAACTGATCGGCGCCGGATATCTGATCTTCCTCGGCGTCAAGGCGTGGCTGGCCGTGCGCCGCGGTGACTACAGCGAACTCAAGGACAGGGTGGCGCCCGTCGTCGCCCCCAAGGAGGCGTTCCGGCAGGGACTGCTCACCAATCTGCTCAACCCGAAGGTCGCGATGTTCTTCCTCGCGCTCATCCCCCAGTTCCTCCCCCATTCGGCCTCGACCGCACAGACCCTGCAGCTGGCCGTGCTGGCCACCACCGTGGCCGTCGTCTGGACCTTCGTCCTGGCGACGCTGGTGGGTTCGCTGCGGAGGTTCTTCGGCTCCGGCCGGGTGCGGCGGGCGATGGACGCGGTGATGGGCACCTTCCTCGTCGGACTCGGGATCCGGGTCGCGGTCCAGAACTGA
- the gcl gene encoding glyoxylate carboligase yields MPRIPAMQAVVDVLVSEGVDTAFGCPGAAILPLYHAMQGSGIEHLIVRHEEGATHMADGWARTTGNVGVAIGTSGPAGTNMITGLYTAQADSIPILCITGQADSRKLHTEAFQAVDIVEIAKPVTKWAVQIKEAAQLPWVFREAFRIARSGRPGPVLIDLPIDVQRQEIEWDSSIDSPLPVTKATPSPARVERALDLLLAAERPLILAGGGVVLGAASDRLRTAAELLGVPVGVTLMGKGTFPEDHELFAGMAGIQTSQRWANAAFLEADLVLALGARFGDRHTGDLDVYRGNRKFIHVDIEPTQLGKVFGPDLGIVSDTGAFLDALIEAASERVPARDRAWPRRIGELKERLPRREDFEDTPIKAPRVFKEINEFYGEDAYFVTAIGLYQIWSGQFQRAHKPRHYQVCGQAGPLGWEIPAAIGVKKARPEAEVVGVVGDYSFQFLVEELAVAAQYDVGFVLIMLNNEYLGLIRQAETGYEMNFEVDIHYDKIGTDNVKVMEAYGCSGTRVTEPGEIRASLEWARAEAGRTSRPVLVEIVIDREGNAAMGKALDSVVEFEPIAG; encoded by the coding sequence ATGCCCAGAATCCCCGCCATGCAGGCCGTTGTCGACGTCCTGGTCAGTGAGGGCGTCGACACCGCGTTCGGCTGCCCCGGCGCCGCGATCCTTCCGCTGTACCACGCGATGCAGGGCAGCGGTATCGAGCATTTGATCGTGCGCCACGAAGAGGGCGCGACCCATATGGCCGACGGCTGGGCACGGACCACCGGCAACGTCGGCGTCGCGATCGGCACCTCGGGGCCCGCCGGGACGAACATGATCACCGGGCTCTACACCGCGCAGGCCGACTCGATCCCGATCCTGTGCATCACCGGGCAGGCCGACTCGAGAAAGCTGCACACCGAGGCGTTCCAGGCGGTCGACATCGTCGAGATCGCCAAGCCGGTGACGAAGTGGGCCGTGCAGATCAAGGAGGCGGCTCAGCTGCCGTGGGTGTTCCGGGAAGCGTTCCGGATCGCGCGATCCGGCCGCCCTGGACCGGTGCTGATCGATCTGCCGATCGACGTCCAGCGCCAGGAGATCGAGTGGGACTCCAGCATCGATTCGCCGCTGCCGGTCACGAAGGCGACGCCGTCACCGGCCAGGGTCGAACGAGCGCTGGACCTCCTGCTGGCCGCCGAACGGCCGCTGATCCTCGCGGGCGGCGGGGTGGTGCTCGGCGCCGCGAGCGACCGGCTGCGGACCGCGGCCGAACTGCTCGGCGTCCCGGTCGGTGTGACGTTGATGGGCAAGGGGACCTTCCCCGAGGACCACGAACTCTTCGCCGGCATGGCGGGCATCCAGACCTCGCAGCGCTGGGCGAACGCGGCCTTCCTCGAAGCGGATCTGGTGCTGGCCTTGGGCGCGCGATTCGGCGACCGGCACACCGGTGACTTGGACGTCTACCGAGGGAACCGGAAGTTCATCCACGTCGACATCGAACCGACCCAGCTGGGCAAGGTCTTCGGGCCGGACCTCGGCATCGTGTCGGACACGGGTGCCTTCCTGGACGCGCTGATCGAGGCGGCGTCGGAGCGTGTTCCGGCGCGGGATCGCGCGTGGCCGCGCCGGATCGGCGAACTCAAGGAGAGGCTGCCCCGGCGCGAGGACTTCGAGGACACACCGATCAAGGCACCCCGGGTGTTCAAGGAGATCAACGAGTTCTACGGCGAGGACGCCTACTTCGTCACCGCCATCGGGCTGTACCAGATCTGGTCCGGGCAGTTCCAGCGCGCGCACAAGCCGCGGCACTACCAGGTGTGCGGCCAGGCCGGCCCGCTCGGCTGGGAGATCCCGGCGGCGATCGGTGTCAAGAAGGCGAGACCGGAGGCCGAGGTCGTCGGCGTCGTCGGGGATTACTCGTTCCAGTTCCTGGTGGAGGAACTGGCGGTGGCCGCGCAGTACGACGTCGGGTTCGTGCTGATCATGCTGAACAACGAATACCTCGGGCTCATCCGGCAGGCCGAGACCGGCTACGAGATGAACTTCGAGGTCGACATCCACTACGACAAGATCGGCACGGACAACGTGAAGGTCATGGAGGCCTACGGCTGCTCCGGCACGCGCGTCACCGAGCCGGGGGAGATCCGGGCGTCGCTGGAGTGGGCGCGCGCGGAGGCCGGGCGGACGTCGCGGCCGGTCCTGGTGGAGATCGTGATCGACCGCGAAGGGAACGCCGCGATGGGCAAGGCGCTCGACAGCGTCGTCGAGTTCGAGCCGATCGCGGGCTGA
- a CDS encoding TIM barrel protein, with amino-acid sequence MADLAGSRHALPYVLNLSLVFTELPLLDRAEAARAAGFTAVEFWWPFETAVPDAAEVDAFVASVGRAGVAVTGLNFFPGDMAGGDRGLVTWTGREDEFARGIASAIDLGERLGCRRFNALYGNRIDGADPAGQDELGLSNLALASDAAARIDAEIVLEPLSGTEKYPLKTADDVLKVLDELGRDNVKLLADLYHLAVNGDDLDTVTTVHTGRIGHVQIADAPGRHQPGTGTLDIEGYLEKLQTAGYRGQVGVEYSPEGPSADSLSWLPFERRGLA; translated from the coding sequence ATGGCTGATCTCGCCGGTTCGCGTCACGCGCTGCCCTACGTGCTGAACCTGTCGCTGGTCTTCACCGAGTTGCCGTTGCTTGACCGTGCGGAGGCGGCGCGCGCGGCGGGCTTCACGGCGGTCGAGTTCTGGTGGCCGTTCGAGACGGCGGTGCCGGACGCCGCCGAGGTCGACGCGTTCGTGGCGTCGGTCGGTCGGGCGGGCGTCGCGGTGACCGGGCTGAACTTCTTTCCCGGCGACATGGCGGGTGGCGATCGCGGCCTGGTCACCTGGACCGGGCGCGAGGACGAGTTCGCCCGCGGTATCGCCTCGGCGATCGACCTCGGTGAGCGGCTCGGCTGCCGCCGGTTCAACGCGCTCTACGGCAACCGGATCGACGGCGCGGACCCGGCCGGGCAGGACGAGCTCGGTTTGTCGAATCTCGCGCTCGCGTCGGACGCGGCCGCCCGGATCGACGCGGAGATCGTCCTGGAACCGTTGTCCGGAACGGAAAAGTATCCGCTCAAGACCGCGGACGACGTACTGAAGGTGCTCGACGAACTCGGGCGGGACAACGTGAAGCTGCTGGCCGACCTGTACCACCTGGCGGTCAACGGTGACGACCTCGACACGGTCACGACCGTCCACACCGGACGGATCGGTCATGTGCAGATCGCCGATGCCCCAGGGCGGCACCAGCCGGGGACCGGAACGCTGGACATCGAGGGATACCTGGAAAAGCTGCAGACGGCGGGCTATCGCGGGCAGGTCGGCGTGGAGTACAGCCCCGAGGGGCCGAGCGCGGATTCGTTGTCGTGGCTGCCTTTCGAACGGAGGGGATTGGCATGA
- a CDS encoding GNAT family N-acetyltransferase produces the protein MTMDTPPQRTATLADAPAIAALMRTSVLEVFPRFYDERQTASAAEHVARLDPRLLEDGTYFVHEADGEIVACGGWSRRNKTHAGAGEAADDDRPLDPATEPARVRAMFVRGDWTRRGLGRAILESCRIAAKAEGFTSLTLTATLPGVPLYLSFGFTEVERVTVTTPDGIDIAGAVMARDIDDPDSIER, from the coding sequence ATGACGATGGACACGCCACCCCAGCGGACGGCCACCCTCGCCGACGCGCCCGCCATCGCGGCGCTGATGCGGACCTCGGTGCTGGAGGTGTTCCCCAGATTCTACGACGAGCGCCAGACCGCGAGCGCGGCCGAGCACGTCGCGCGTCTCGATCCGCGGTTGCTCGAGGACGGCACGTACTTCGTGCACGAGGCGGACGGCGAGATCGTGGCGTGCGGAGGGTGGAGCAGGCGCAACAAGACGCACGCCGGCGCCGGTGAGGCGGCGGACGACGACCGCCCACTCGATCCGGCCACCGAACCCGCGCGGGTCCGCGCGATGTTCGTCCGCGGTGACTGGACCCGGCGTGGGCTCGGACGTGCGATCCTGGAGTCCTGTCGTATCGCGGCGAAGGCCGAGGGGTTCACCTCGCTGACGTTGACCGCGACCTTGCCCGGCGTCCCGCTCTACCTGTCGTTCGGCTTCACCGAAGTCGAACGGGTGACGGTGACGACACCCGACGGCATCGACATCGCGGGCGCCGTGATGGCCAGGGACATCGACGATCCGGATAGCATCGAAAGATGA
- a CDS encoding DNA polymerase IV, which translates to MAVREWVRWVLHVDLDQFIAAVEVARRPELRGRPVVVGGAGDPAERAVVATASYEARAFGIRSGMPLRTAAKRCPDAIFLATDAPAYQEVSDRVMATLREFPVVVEVLGWDEAFLGAGTEDPEALAADIRRVVAEETGLSCSVGIGDDKLRAKLATGFAKPAGIFRLVQDNWWDVMAERPPDALWGIGAKTTKKLAEAGYRTVLELAGADPADLAARFGPKLGPWYRLLAGGIGDDEVTATPYVARSRSRETTFQRNLTHPGIMAAEVAALAKRVSRDVVDEGRPAARIAVKVRFAPFHTHVHSVTLPAPTSDPAEIEKAALAVLGMFDLGRPVRLLGVRAEFATPASP; encoded by the coding sequence ATGGCCGTCCGGGAGTGGGTGCGCTGGGTTCTTCACGTCGACCTCGACCAGTTCATCGCGGCGGTCGAGGTCGCCCGGCGGCCCGAGCTGCGGGGCAGGCCCGTGGTCGTCGGGGGCGCGGGTGATCCGGCCGAACGGGCCGTGGTGGCGACGGCGTCGTACGAGGCGCGGGCTTTCGGCATCCGGTCCGGAATGCCCTTGCGCACCGCCGCGAAACGCTGCCCCGACGCGATCTTCCTGGCGACGGACGCACCCGCCTACCAAGAGGTGTCCGATCGGGTGATGGCGACGCTCCGGGAGTTCCCCGTGGTCGTCGAAGTGCTCGGCTGGGACGAAGCCTTCCTCGGCGCCGGCACCGAGGATCCCGAAGCACTCGCCGCCGACATCCGGCGAGTGGTGGCCGAGGAGACCGGGCTGTCGTGCTCGGTCGGCATCGGGGACGACAAGCTGCGCGCCAAACTCGCCACCGGCTTCGCCAAACCGGCCGGGATCTTCCGGCTCGTCCAGGACAACTGGTGGGACGTCATGGCCGAGCGGCCGCCGGACGCGCTGTGGGGCATCGGCGCCAAGACCACGAAGAAGCTCGCCGAGGCCGGTTACCGCACCGTGCTGGAACTGGCGGGCGCCGATCCCGCGGACCTCGCCGCCCGGTTCGGCCCGAAGCTCGGCCCGTGGTACCGGCTCCTTGCCGGCGGAATCGGGGACGACGAGGTCACCGCGACGCCGTACGTCGCGCGATCCCGCAGCCGCGAGACGACGTTCCAGCGGAACCTCACCCATCCCGGGATCATGGCCGCGGAGGTCGCCGCGCTGGCGAAACGCGTCTCGCGGGACGTCGTCGACGAAGGCAGGCCCGCCGCTCGGATCGCGGTCAAGGTCCGGTTCGCGCCGTTCCACACCCATGTACACAGCGTGACCCTGCCCGCGCCGACCTCGGATCCCGCCGAAATCGAGAAGGCGGCGCTGGCCGTGCTCGGGATGTTCGACCTCGGCAGACCGGTCCGCCTGCTGGGTGTCCGCGCCGAATTCGCCACGCCCGCGTCACCTTGA